Part of the Sphingobium lignivorans genome is shown below.
CGGTCGGTGATGTAGCGGTTCGAAAGCGTGGCGGCCGAGACGATTGCCGCGTCCGCGATCCGCACACCGTGGTGCGTCTCATATTTGTCCTTGATGCCGCGCAGGATGGAGATGGTATCCTCCACCGTCGGCTCACCGACGAACACGGGCTGGAAGCGCCGCTGGAGCGCCGGGTCCTTCTCGACATATTTGCGATATTCATCGAGCGTGGTCGCGCCGATGCAATGCAGCTCGCCGCGCGCGAGAGCGGGCTTTAGCAGATTGGAGGCGTCCATCGCGCCTTCGCTCTTGCCCGCGCCGATCAGCGTGTGCATCTCGTCGACGAACAAGATGATGTCGCCCTCACCGGCCTTCACTTCATCGAGCACGCCCTTCAGCCGCTCCTCGAACTCGCCGCGATATTTGGCACCGGCAATCAGGCTGCCCATGTCGAGCGCCATCAGCGTGCGGCCCTTGAGCGTATCGGGCACGTCGCCATTGGCGATGCGTAGCGCAAGTCCTTCCGCGATGGCGGTCTTGCCGACGCCGGGTTCGCCGATCAGCACGGGATTGTTCTTGGTGCGCCGGGCGAGGATCTGGATGGTGCGGCGGATCTCTTCGTCGCGGCCGATGACCGGATCGAGCTTGCCCGCCCGCGCCGCTTCGGTCAGGTCGCGGGCGAACTTCTTGAGCGCGTCGTAGCGGTCCTCGGCGGACGCTGTGTCAGCGGTCTTGCCTTTGCGCAGCTCATTGATCGCGGCATTGAGCGCATCGGCTTTCACGCCCGCCGCCTGCAGCGCCTTGCCAGCGCTGGTGTTGAGGCTGAGCGCCAGGGCGAGCAGCAGCCGCTCGACGGTAACGTAGCTGTCCCCCGCCTTCTGCGCGACCTGCTCGGCCTGATCGAGCACGCGCACGGAATCATTGTTGAGGCCGGGCGCCTGCTGGGCGCCGCCACCGGACACGGCGGGAATCTTCGAGAGGGCGAGGTCCGTCTCGCTGAGCGCGCGCTGCGCGTCACCGCCAGCAGCGCGGATGAGTCCGCTCGCCATGCCCTGCTCGTCCTCGAGCAGTGCCTTGAGAAGATGGTCCGGCGCGATCTGCTGATGGTTCATGCGGATCGCCACGGTCTGCGCGCTCTGGAGGAAGCCCTTGGCGCGGTCAGTGAATTTTTCGAGGTTCATGGTCTCTCCCTTCGCGGCCTTCCAGATAGTGTTGCTGATGTGCAACACAAGGGTGCAGGCATGGGAATCTTAATCCGCGCAGTGCCCCGCTCCCGTCCTCGATGGGGACCCTGCCCGGCCGCATGTGGGCGCGCCTTGACGCGAGTCAACCACAAGAGAAGCGCGCGGCGAGCACGAAGCCCGCCACGCGAGACGTATCAGGGCTTCCAGCTGCGCGCCAGTTCGTCGAGCAGGCGCACGCCCCAGGCGGTCGCGCCCTTGGGGGTCACTGCGTCGCCGCGGTCGGTCCAGGCCGTCCCGGCGATGTCGAGATGCGCCCAGGGCGTGCCTTCCTTCACGAAAGAGCCGACGAACCATGCGCCGATGCTGGCCCCCGGCCCATCCCCGCCATGCTTGAGGTCCGCGATGGGGGAGCGCAGATCATCGGCATAGCTGTCATGCAGCGGCAGGCGCCACACCGCCTCGCCCGTGGGGGCGCCGACGGCATCGATCGCCTCGATCAGATCATCATGCCGGCCGAACAGCGCGGTATACTCGTCGTCCAATGCCCGCACCGCGGCCCCGGTGAGCGTCGCGATGGTGATGACTGCGGCAGGCTTGTACCTGTCGATCACATATTCGATGCCGTCGGCCAGCACCATCCGCCCCTCGGCATCCGTGCTGATAATCTCGACGGTCTTGCCGCTCATCGTGCGCACGACATCGCCCGGCCGCTGGGCATTGCCGCCGGGCATGTTCTCGGCCAGCGCGGCCACCGCCACGACATTGACCGGCGCCTTCGCCTTCGCCAGCGACAGGACGGTGGCGACAGCAGTGGCAGCGCCGGACATGTCGGTTTTCATCCGTCCCATGCCCGCCCCGGGCTTCAGGCTGATACCGCCGCTGTCGAACGTGATGCCCTTGCCGACGATGGCAAGCGGCGCGGCCGGCGCACCGGCGCCCTTGTAGCTTACCACCATCATGCGCGGCGGTCGCGTCGAGCCCTGCCCCACGCCGAGGATGGACCCCATGCCGAGCTTGCGCATCGCAGCCTCGTCCAGCACCTCGATGCTGACGCCGGGCACACCGGCCAGGGCGGCACGCGTCCGCTCCACGAAGGATTCAGGATAGATCACATTGGCCGGCTCCGTGGCGAGGTCGCGCGAGAGCGTGACCGCTTCGGCCTGCGCGGCAAGGCGATCACGCCACAGCGCGCCCATGGCTTCCGCATCTGCACTCACGAACGTCACCGGATCGACCGGCGGCGCCTTGCGATCGCTCTTGTACCGGTCGAACCGATACTGGCCGAGCGCATAGCCGAGCGCGAATTCGGCCGTCTGCGCAGCCGCGCCGAGACCAGCCGGTACAGCGAAGACCACCGGCTGCTTCTCGCTCACCAGCGCCTGCGCGGCACGGCCGCCGGCATCCCGCAAGGCGGCACGAAGCGCTTCGCCCTGCGGCAGCGGGCCCGTGCCCACCAGCAGGATCTGCGCCCAGCCGCCAATCCCGCGCAGCGCCAGCGTTTCCTTCTTCCCACCCTTGAAGCCGGCATCTCCGATCGCGCGGGTCACAGCAGCGCGGCTGGCCTCATCGAGCGTTACGCCGGACAGCGCGGGCAGCGCGGTGCCGCTCATGGGCACCACCAAGGTGCCCTGCGCACTGGCCTGCGTTGCGAAGCGGAAGGGGCGCGGCTCGCTGTTCGGCACGGTGCTCGGCGGCACGGCGGTCCCGACCA
Proteins encoded:
- a CDS encoding leucyl aminopeptidase is translated as MRPVVASLALSLAAFASAPLAAQAVVGTAVPPSTVPNSEPRPFRFATQASAQGTLVVPMSGTALPALSGVTLDEASRAAVTRAIGDAGFKGGKKETLALRGIGGWAQILLVGTGPLPQGEALRAALRDAGGRAAQALVSEKQPVVFAVPAGLGAAAQTAEFALGYALGQYRFDRYKSDRKAPPVDPVTFVSADAEAMGALWRDRLAAQAEAVTLSRDLATEPANVIYPESFVERTRAALAGVPGVSIEVLDEAAMRKLGMGSILGVGQGSTRPPRMMVVSYKGAGAPAAPLAIVGKGITFDSGGISLKPGAGMGRMKTDMSGAATAVATVLSLAKAKAPVNVVAVAALAENMPGGNAQRPGDVVRTMSGKTVEIISTDAEGRMVLADGIEYVIDRYKPAAVITIATLTGAAVRALDDEYTALFGRHDDLIEAIDAVGAPTGEAVWRLPLHDSYADDLRSPIADLKHGGDGPGASIGAWFVGSFVKEGTPWAHLDIAGTAWTDRGDAVTPKGATAWGVRLLDELARSWKP